The proteins below come from a single Vibrio cyclitrophicus genomic window:
- a CDS encoding putative quinol monooxygenase, translating to MSKTILQGHILVPDNDLEIVIQALVVHKELTLAEPGCIVFRISQSTLQPNRFEVYEEFTNREAFEAHQQRVKASQWGDISKNVTRHYQITDVPTS from the coding sequence ATGAGTAAAACAATTCTACAAGGGCATATTCTAGTGCCAGACAACGATCTCGAAATAGTCATCCAAGCCTTGGTTGTACACAAAGAACTCACGTTGGCAGAACCTGGTTGTATCGTGTTTCGAATTAGTCAAAGTACCCTTCAACCTAATCGCTTTGAAGTTTATGAAGAGTTTACGAATCGAGAAGCATTTGAAGCGCACCAACAGCGAGTAAAAGCTTCTCAATGGGGTGACATATCCAAGAACGTGACACGTCACTACCAAATCACCGATGTTCCGACATCATAA
- a CDS encoding Bcr/CflA family efflux MFS transporter, giving the protein MKRPQPVLGKTGMLFFLVIISAFPPLTIDLYLPALPQMVEVFNTDRSMVNLTLSSYFVTYAIGLLFWGPLSEKFGRKPILLIGLAGYMVASILCAMTNSIEQLIGARVFQAFAGSAITVIATATVKDLYDGREREKIMATIMSLVIIAPMVAPVFGAFLLKIASWRMMFVTLAIFGAFASVLACCYQETLENKYQGSIFRSWGRMGVVMKNRSFVKLLVIFSIIPMALMGFLAAGSYIYIDHFGLTEQQFSYAFAFNALCASFGPTIYMKLSYRMLVQKVISGCFALLALAGIFTLTIGDLSPWFFMFIAAPATLMAIIMRVPGTNLMLNQQDHDTGSAVALIQFFSMICGSLGMVLVSIRPESLIENLGFIQLSVGTLGGLMWLMVRNKEYVTTKLV; this is encoded by the coding sequence TTGAAGAGACCACAACCAGTACTGGGAAAGACCGGTATGCTATTTTTTCTCGTCATAATAAGTGCTTTCCCTCCATTGACTATCGACCTTTACTTACCTGCGCTTCCGCAGATGGTCGAGGTGTTTAATACTGATCGATCCATGGTCAACCTAACCCTGAGCAGCTACTTCGTTACTTACGCCATCGGTCTTTTGTTCTGGGGGCCGCTCAGCGAAAAATTTGGCCGTAAGCCGATCCTATTGATTGGATTAGCGGGCTATATGGTCGCGAGCATATTGTGCGCGATGACCAATAGCATCGAACAGTTGATTGGTGCTCGTGTATTCCAAGCCTTTGCGGGCAGTGCCATCACCGTTATCGCGACTGCCACTGTAAAAGATCTTTATGACGGCCGAGAACGTGAAAAGATCATGGCGACTATCATGTCACTGGTGATCATCGCACCAATGGTTGCGCCTGTGTTTGGAGCCTTTTTACTGAAAATTGCTTCTTGGCGAATGATGTTTGTCACGCTCGCCATTTTTGGTGCATTTGCGTCAGTATTAGCTTGCTGCTACCAAGAAACACTCGAAAACAAATACCAAGGTTCCATATTCCGCTCATGGGGAAGAATGGGCGTGGTCATGAAAAACCGCTCGTTCGTCAAGCTGCTGGTCATTTTCTCTATCATACCGATGGCGTTGATGGGCTTTCTTGCGGCGGGTTCTTATATCTACATCGATCACTTTGGATTGACCGAACAACAGTTTAGTTACGCGTTCGCATTCAATGCATTGTGCGCCTCATTTGGTCCAACAATTTACATGAAGTTGTCCTACCGAATGCTGGTTCAAAAGGTCATCTCAGGATGTTTTGCTTTATTAGCGCTTGCGGGAATCTTCACTCTAACCATTGGCGACCTATCCCCTTGGTTCTTCATGTTCATCGCGGCACCAGCGACATTAATGGCGATCATCATGCGAGTACCGGGTACCAACTTGATGTTGAATCAACAAGATCATGACACGGGTTCTGCCGTTGCACTGATTCAGTTCTTCAGCATGATTTGTGGTTCACTTGGCATGGTGTTGGTTTCAATACGCCCAGAGTCCCTGATTGAAAATCTAGGCTTTATTCAATTATCCGTCGGTACTCTAGGCGGCCTGATGTGGCTGATGGTCAGAAACAAAGAGTATGTGACTACGAAGCTCGTCTAA
- a CDS encoding DUF3861 domain-containing protein, with translation MTAFTGKHNNYRITIEEVNIKEDRELQTMQFEIEDRENMFAIVEKIKQDSGLDEQSATRLGVSIRLLGPMMMQDRKHPLFVDFMPHFRNFMQNLKKTLKGQ, from the coding sequence ATGACAGCATTCACAGGCAAACACAATAACTACCGTATCACTATCGAAGAAGTGAACATCAAAGAAGATCGTGAACTGCAAACCATGCAGTTTGAAATTGAAGACAGAGAAAACATGTTCGCGATTGTTGAGAAGATCAAACAAGACAGCGGCTTAGACGAGCAATCAGCAACGCGACTAGGGGTGAGCATTCGATTACTCGGCCCAATGATGATGCAAGATAGAAAGCACCCTCTGTTTGTTGATTTCATGCCTCATTTCAGAAACTTCATGCAGAATCTGAAGAAGACGTTGAAAGGGCAGTAA
- a CDS encoding bifunctional diaminohydroxyphosphoribosylaminopyrimidine deaminase/5-amino-6-(5-phosphoribosylamino)uracil reductase RibD has product MNQQYMQQALEASRQALPDCQPNPPVGCVLVRNDKVVSVGYTQKVGGNHAEVEALNGYDSETDGAMEGVTAYVTLEPCSFVGRTPACANTLVKAGVKHVVVAMLDPDPRNNGRGVAILESHGVKVDVGLCQTQVSAFLSPYLGRS; this is encoded by the coding sequence ATGAACCAACAATACATGCAGCAAGCACTCGAAGCTTCGCGCCAAGCCTTACCTGATTGCCAACCAAACCCGCCTGTAGGCTGTGTTTTGGTTAGGAACGATAAAGTGGTGTCTGTTGGATATACGCAAAAAGTCGGTGGAAACCACGCCGAGGTTGAAGCACTGAATGGCTATGACAGCGAAACGGACGGAGCAATGGAAGGCGTTACCGCTTACGTAACTTTAGAGCCATGTTCATTTGTCGGCAGAACTCCCGCTTGCGCCAATACATTAGTTAAAGCCGGTGTGAAACACGTAGTGGTGGCGATGCTAGACCCAGACCCTCGTAATAATGGTCGTGGTGTTGCGATCCTTGAATCGCACGGCGTGAAGGTGGATGTGGGGTTATGCCAAACACAAGTGAGCGCCTTTTTATCCCCTTACCTTGGTAGGTCCTAG
- a CDS encoding DUF2798 domain-containing protein: MTIQATLTPTFPEQKATPVLHKALVIMSLMLTIGGSLTAVMTYMNVGFGEEFISNWLSSLALAVVIMMPIGMVMMTLVTKVTAKALPSYGEKARNLIVGLIMAFIMESIMAFVTAANNIGFSDTSAFTSGWFNGFIAALPIGLTIMVVMSMTVKPKLERFMKS; the protein is encoded by the coding sequence ATGACGATTCAAGCAACATTAACGCCAACTTTTCCTGAGCAAAAAGCCACGCCTGTATTGCACAAAGCTTTGGTCATTATGAGTTTAATGCTGACGATTGGCGGCAGTTTAACAGCGGTTATGACTTACATGAATGTCGGGTTTGGTGAGGAATTCATCAGCAATTGGCTATCATCGTTAGCGCTTGCTGTCGTGATTATGATGCCAATCGGCATGGTGATGATGACTTTGGTGACTAAAGTCACTGCTAAGGCGTTGCCCAGTTACGGCGAGAAAGCTCGCAACCTAATCGTGGGATTGATTATGGCTTTTATCATGGAGTCCATCATGGCATTTGTAACAGCGGCAAATAATATTGGATTTTCGGATACATCGGCGTTTACCAGTGGATGGTTTAATGGATTTATTGCTGCGCTTCCTATTGGCCTTACGATCATGGTCGTGATGTCGATGACGGTTAAACCTAAGCTCGAGCGATTCATGAAGAGCTAG
- a CDS encoding NUDIX hydrolase → MIPLNTSIVSGVAISEIDGQMKMLLMKRVKGEFWCHVAGSIEAGETGWQAIVREFEEETQIKVEALYNAQFLEQFYEAHVNVIQLIPVFAVLCPPNQAIELNDEHTEYRWCNLEEAKALAPFPNQHAVYDHIWSYFVDKPVNPLYRVKLN, encoded by the coding sequence ATGATTCCACTCAATACTTCGATTGTATCTGGTGTCGCTATTTCAGAGATCGACGGACAAATGAAAATGCTACTTATGAAGCGTGTGAAGGGCGAGTTTTGGTGCCATGTCGCAGGCTCGATTGAAGCAGGTGAAACAGGCTGGCAGGCTATCGTGCGCGAGTTTGAAGAAGAGACCCAAATTAAAGTGGAAGCCTTGTATAACGCGCAGTTTCTGGAGCAGTTTTACGAGGCTCACGTTAATGTGATTCAGCTCATCCCTGTGTTTGCGGTGCTATGCCCACCCAACCAAGCGATTGAACTGAATGACGAGCATACGGAGTACCGTTGGTGCAATTTAGAAGAGGCAAAAGCGTTAGCGCCATTCCCCAACCAACATGCTGTCTACGATCATATCTGGTCGTATTTTGTCGATAAGCCAGTCAACCCGCTTTACCGAGTGAAATTGAACTAA
- a CDS encoding IS4 family transposase, whose amino-acid sequence MTYIEPTLWAQKQFGQAHLNDPRRTQRLVALAASLAEQPGVPVSKLIISPAEMEGAYRFIRNEKIKAEDIAEAGFYVTAQEALKQQTLLALEDTTSLSYAHRSIRDELGHSNQGNRHRAMFVHSTLLFAPDTQSVIGLIEQQRWTRDIEKRGQRHQHATRPYKEKESYKWEQASRYVAERLGDKMSDVISVCDREADLFEYLTYKREQQQRFLVRSMQSRCIEEHDNRLYSYASTLSSAGEKVLEIPQKGGRKARKAHLDIKYAPVTLKSPANKKEFDNIPLYYVGCIEQGENNDKLAWHLLTSEPITSKEEALKMVSYYERRWLIEDFHKVWKSEGTEVEQLRMQSKDNLERLSVILAFIATRLLQLRFMNESDELSKTSCEQVLKGKAWKLMWLKLEKKQLPKEAPNISWAYNGIARLGGWKNTKRTGRASIKTLWQGWFRLQTILEGYELAKSLD is encoded by the coding sequence ATGACCTATATAGAGCCAACCCTTTGGGCACAAAAACAGTTCGGTCAAGCCCACCTTAATGACCCAAGACGTACTCAAAGACTCGTTGCTCTCGCAGCTTCACTGGCCGAGCAACCTGGCGTACCTGTCTCGAAACTCATTATCTCACCGGCTGAAATGGAAGGGGCTTATCGCTTCATCCGTAATGAGAAAATCAAAGCAGAAGATATCGCAGAGGCAGGGTTTTATGTCACTGCGCAAGAAGCGTTAAAGCAACAAACACTTCTTGCCTTAGAAGACACGACTTCTCTGAGTTACGCCCATCGCAGTATTCGAGATGAACTCGGACACTCCAATCAAGGCAATCGACATCGAGCGATGTTCGTACACTCTACCTTACTTTTTGCGCCCGACACTCAATCTGTGATTGGTTTAATTGAACAACAGCGCTGGACTCGTGATATAGAAAAGCGAGGTCAAAGACACCAGCATGCGACTCGACCATACAAAGAGAAAGAAAGTTATAAGTGGGAACAAGCCTCTCGCTATGTCGCTGAGCGACTTGGCGATAAAATGTCGGATGTCATTTCGGTGTGCGATAGAGAAGCCGACCTCTTTGAATACCTCACTTACAAGCGAGAGCAACAACAAAGATTCCTCGTTCGTTCCATGCAAAGCCGCTGTATTGAAGAGCATGATAATCGTCTTTATAGCTATGCATCTACTCTGTCATCAGCCGGGGAGAAAGTGCTCGAAATACCGCAAAAAGGCGGTCGCAAAGCTCGCAAGGCTCATTTAGATATTAAATATGCCCCCGTGACACTCAAGTCTCCTGCAAACAAGAAAGAGTTCGATAACATTCCGCTTTACTACGTGGGATGTATAGAACAAGGAGAGAATAACGATAAGCTAGCCTGGCACTTACTGACTTCGGAGCCGATAACGAGCAAAGAAGAGGCCCTCAAAATGGTCAGTTATTATGAGCGACGCTGGCTAATAGAAGATTTTCATAAAGTCTGGAAAAGTGAAGGGACTGAAGTTGAGCAACTGAGAATGCAGAGTAAAGATAACTTAGAAAGGCTCAGCGTCATTTTAGCTTTTATCGCGACTCGCTTACTCCAGTTGAGGTTCATGAATGAGTCCGATGAGTTATCTAAGACCAGTTGTGAGCAGGTATTAAAAGGCAAAGCATGGAAGTTAATGTGGCTAAAGCTGGAGAAAAAGCAGCTGCCGAAGGAAGCGCCCAATATATCATGGGCTTACAATGGTATTGCTCGGTTAGGTGGCTGGAAGAATACCAAGCGAACGGGTCGCGCTTCCATAAAGACGTTATGGCAAGGATGGTTCAGGTTACAAACCATCCTTGAAGGGTATGAACTCGCTAAGTCTCTTGATTAA
- a CDS encoding Na+/H+ antiporter NhaC family protein: protein MSNSKNSNAVIAPSAVALIPLIVFLSLFIGVGTYLSLQGVDFAFYQLPAPIAALPAVMLALLLSKDKLNRAIEQFLSGVGHKDIIAMCMIYLLAGAFAAVAKASGGVDATVNLGLSAIPTSMILPGIFLISAFIATAMGTSMGTIAAVAPVALGIADSAGMSIPLTAGVVLSGAMFGDNLSIISDTTIAATRSQGCEMRDKFKENIRIALPAALIAIVIFAFNSTATQVPETGPIEWLKVLPYITILILAVSGMNVFVVLTIGILLAGGVSLGSVENYGMTDYAQDIYAGFGNMQEIFLLSMLIGGLSELMRRQGGLAFLTSLVSGVIRAFGSSHSKQANGRASELGIAGLVSMVNLCTANNTVAIIVSGSVARQLAEENNVSPRRSASLLDIFSCVIQGVLPYGAQVLLLGSVFNLSPLDIVANSYYCFALAIVAVFAVFIKHPARQVANA, encoded by the coding sequence ATGTCTAATTCGAAAAATTCTAATGCTGTAATTGCACCTTCTGCAGTTGCACTTATCCCTCTGATTGTTTTCCTTTCGCTGTTTATTGGCGTAGGTACGTACTTGTCGTTGCAAGGCGTCGACTTTGCGTTCTATCAGCTTCCAGCTCCGATTGCGGCTTTGCCTGCGGTGATGTTGGCGCTGTTACTAAGCAAAGATAAATTGAACCGTGCTATCGAGCAATTCCTGAGTGGAGTCGGTCACAAAGACATTATTGCAATGTGTATGATCTACCTGTTGGCGGGTGCTTTTGCGGCTGTTGCTAAAGCGTCTGGTGGCGTTGACGCGACCGTAAATCTAGGGTTATCGGCGATTCCAACAAGCATGATCCTACCGGGTATCTTCCTAATTTCAGCTTTCATCGCGACAGCAATGGGCACCTCAATGGGCACTATCGCTGCGGTTGCCCCTGTGGCACTAGGCATTGCAGATTCAGCAGGCATGAGCATTCCACTGACGGCTGGTGTTGTTTTAAGTGGCGCGATGTTTGGTGACAACCTTTCTATCATCTCTGATACCACGATTGCCGCGACACGCTCGCAAGGCTGTGAGATGAGAGACAAGTTTAAAGAGAACATCCGCATTGCACTGCCTGCTGCTCTTATCGCGATTGTTATCTTTGCTTTCAACAGCACGGCAACTCAAGTGCCTGAAACGGGCCCAATCGAGTGGCTGAAAGTCCTTCCGTACATCACTATTTTGATTCTTGCTGTATCGGGTATGAATGTATTCGTTGTGCTGACGATTGGTATCTTGCTGGCGGGTGGCGTGAGCCTAGGTTCTGTTGAGAACTACGGTATGACGGATTACGCTCAAGATATCTACGCAGGCTTCGGCAACATGCAGGAGATCTTCTTACTGTCGATGCTGATTGGTGGTTTGAGTGAGCTAATGCGTCGCCAAGGTGGATTGGCGTTCCTGACTAGCTTGGTAAGTGGTGTGATTCGTGCGTTTGGCTCTTCACACTCTAAGCAAGCGAATGGCCGTGCGAGTGAGTTGGGTATTGCGGGCTTGGTATCAATGGTGAACCTATGTACGGCAAACAATACGGTAGCGATTATTGTATCTGGCAGCGTGGCTCGCCAATTAGCTGAAGAAAATAACGTTTCTCCACGTCGCTCTGCCAGCTTATTGGATATCTTCTCTTGTGTGATTCAAGGTGTACTGCCTTATGGTGCGCAGGTGTTGCTATTAGGTTCAGTATTTAACTTGTCTCCCTTGGATATTGTGGCTAACTCTTACTACTGTTTTGCTCTTGCGATCGTGGCTGTGTTTGCCGTGTTTATCAAGCATCCAGCGCGCCAAGTGGCTAACGCTTAG
- a CDS encoding RluA family pseudouridine synthase translates to MHSSKPTHDSENSHTPEHCFTRFQQPIESYSLPERFTFPFYYEPHALCEIASHQLQQYLETQTDWQHDFGLDSDAGRGKMFGVLLVRSPEGELGYFSAFSGKIADQNLLPHFVPPVFDMLSSDSFFHQDTADMMAVNAKFKALQANADYVELCEQLAQQKAKAEQEIEAQRLLIIEGRKIRKEQREKGKENLDEQAFEELNDELNKASVADKNQQKYLKLNWEQTLNELQGKVDVFTTQIAELKEQRARISHQLQHKLFSQYAFQNAEGNVEDLNQIFENTPNKIPPAGSGECAAPKLLQYAYLNGYTPLALAEFWWGRSPKSEIRKHKKYYASCQSKCVPILGHMMKGLEVDPNPLLDNPAEGKDLDILFQDEHIVVVHKPAGFLSVPGKNIKDSAYTRVQEMHPDVEGPFVIHRLDMATSGILIFALTRRANKSLQKQFITREVEKRYVAMIEGVLGQDEGYIRLPLRGDLYDRPRQIVCFEHGKPAETKWEVIERNQDTTKVYLHPKTGRTHQLRVHCSHQEGLNMPIVGDGLYGNKADRLHLHAERLALHHPVTKEWMEFQFDAEF, encoded by the coding sequence ATGCACTCATCCAAACCAACGCACGACTCAGAAAACAGCCACACACCTGAGCATTGCTTCACTCGCTTTCAACAGCCGATCGAGTCATATTCGTTGCCTGAGCGTTTCACCTTCCCGTTCTATTATGAACCACACGCACTGTGTGAAATCGCTTCTCATCAGCTTCAACAATATCTAGAAACTCAAACCGACTGGCAGCATGACTTCGGACTGGATTCTGACGCTGGTCGCGGCAAAATGTTTGGTGTGTTGTTAGTAAGAAGTCCAGAAGGTGAATTGGGTTACTTCTCTGCTTTCTCTGGTAAAATCGCTGATCAAAACTTATTACCTCACTTTGTACCGCCAGTCTTCGACATGCTCAGCAGCGACAGTTTTTTCCATCAAGACACGGCCGACATGATGGCTGTTAATGCGAAATTTAAAGCGCTGCAAGCAAACGCTGATTACGTTGAACTGTGTGAACAATTAGCACAACAGAAAGCAAAGGCAGAGCAAGAGATTGAAGCCCAGCGTCTATTGATTATAGAAGGCCGAAAAATACGTAAAGAACAACGTGAAAAAGGCAAAGAAAACCTTGATGAGCAAGCTTTCGAAGAGCTAAATGACGAACTAAACAAAGCCAGTGTTGCCGACAAGAATCAGCAGAAGTACCTTAAACTCAACTGGGAACAAACTCTGAATGAGCTTCAAGGTAAAGTTGACGTATTTACGACTCAAATAGCGGAACTCAAAGAGCAAAGAGCACGCATCTCTCATCAGCTCCAACACAAGTTGTTTTCACAATACGCTTTCCAAAATGCGGAAGGCAATGTCGAAGACCTTAACCAGATCTTTGAAAATACACCAAACAAGATTCCACCAGCCGGTTCTGGTGAATGCGCGGCGCCAAAACTTCTGCAATATGCGTACTTGAACGGATATACACCGCTGGCACTGGCTGAGTTTTGGTGGGGCCGTTCACCGAAATCTGAAATTCGCAAACACAAGAAATACTACGCCTCTTGCCAAAGCAAATGTGTACCGATTTTAGGCCACATGATGAAAGGTCTGGAAGTCGACCCCAACCCATTGCTAGATAACCCAGCAGAAGGAAAAGACCTCGATATCCTGTTCCAAGATGAACACATCGTTGTAGTACACAAACCAGCAGGTTTTCTGTCCGTACCGGGTAAAAACATTAAAGATTCCGCCTACACACGCGTTCAAGAAATGCATCCCGATGTTGAAGGGCCATTTGTTATCCACCGCTTGGACATGGCGACCTCTGGCATTCTGATATTTGCTTTAACACGACGTGCGAACAAAAGCTTACAGAAGCAGTTCATTACTCGTGAAGTTGAGAAGCGATATGTCGCAATGATTGAAGGTGTGCTAGGCCAAGATGAAGGCTATATTCGACTGCCATTGCGTGGTGACTTGTATGACCGTCCTCGTCAGATTGTATGCTTCGAACACGGCAAGCCAGCTGAAACTAAGTGGGAAGTGATTGAGCGAAACCAAGACACCACTAAGGTTTATTTGCACCCGAAAACTGGCCGCACACACCAATTACGTGTTCACTGTTCACACCAAGAAGGGCTTAACATGCCTATCGTGGGTGATGGCCTATATGGCAATAAAGCTGACCGACTGCACCTACACGCAGAAAGACTTGCGCTACACCACCCAGTCACCAAAGAGTGGATGGAGTTCCAGTTCGACGCTGAGTTTTAA
- a CDS encoding hydratase, producing MTNVFKQAAEELLSRRVAGTKAPRLDEQYRPNNLEDALKIQASMIDLQSDKVGGWKCLLPLAEEKFIVAPIFSGSIQQGEVCELFADNNVVRVEPEIAFTLAKSLPATPEGYSEEQINEAIGSCHMALELMQSRFADDSGAEFYERLADGLVNQGLFIGPEIDREKAFTSAEISIEVTQGEHVQAFDGKHPNTLPPSPIYWLINYMTRRGVDFQAGEAIITGSYCGIVEMEFDKLTTFHYQDIGEYQVTFKQKR from the coding sequence ATGACAAATGTATTTAAGCAAGCAGCTGAAGAACTGCTGAGTCGCCGCGTCGCGGGAACTAAAGCCCCAAGATTGGACGAACAGTATCGTCCGAATAACTTGGAAGATGCGTTGAAAATTCAAGCATCAATGATTGACCTTCAGAGCGATAAAGTAGGTGGGTGGAAGTGTTTACTGCCTCTTGCTGAAGAGAAGTTTATTGTTGCGCCTATCTTTTCGGGCAGTATTCAACAAGGTGAGGTTTGTGAACTGTTTGCAGACAACAACGTTGTTCGTGTAGAACCTGAAATTGCCTTTACGCTTGCAAAGAGCCTGCCTGCAACCCCAGAAGGTTACAGTGAAGAGCAAATCAATGAAGCGATTGGTTCTTGCCATATGGCTCTTGAGTTAATGCAATCTCGCTTTGCTGATGACAGCGGTGCCGAGTTCTATGAAAGACTTGCTGACGGCCTAGTAAACCAAGGCTTGTTCATCGGCCCTGAGATTGATCGCGAAAAAGCGTTCACCTCTGCTGAGATCAGTATTGAAGTAACTCAAGGCGAGCACGTTCAAGCATTTGACGGTAAGCACCCGAATACACTGCCACCAAGCCCAATTTACTGGCTGATTAACTACATGACGCGTCGTGGTGTTGATTTCCAAGCGGGTGAAGCAATCATCACGGGTTCTTACTGCGGTATCGTAGAAATGGAATTCGATAAGCTAACGACATTCCATTACCAAGATATTGGCGAATACCAAGTAACGTTTAAGCAGAAACGCTAA
- a CDS encoding nucleotidyltransferase family protein, translated as MIDPLANSIVTLIKQDPLRMQILDCVAQLGLPQCYVAAGFVRNLVWDHLHGHASPTPLNDIDVIYFDTIDTSYESDLRYEALLKQRLPELNWQVRNQACMHTRNGDEPYQSSLDAMSYWPEKETAVALKQSLTGDIECISSFGLESLFDLQITPNPKRNRDIFDQRVQSKNWLTHWSKLTTSHSELTFEFKR; from the coding sequence ATGATTGACCCGCTAGCCAACAGTATCGTCACGTTGATCAAACAAGATCCCTTACGAATGCAGATTTTAGACTGTGTCGCTCAGCTGGGTTTACCGCAGTGCTATGTTGCTGCGGGCTTTGTGAGAAACCTCGTTTGGGATCACCTACATGGTCATGCCTCCCCGACTCCACTCAATGATATTGATGTGATCTACTTTGATACCATTGATACCTCATACGAATCGGATCTTCGATACGAGGCTCTGCTTAAGCAACGGTTACCTGAACTGAATTGGCAAGTTCGCAATCAAGCCTGCATGCACACCAGAAATGGGGATGAACCTTACCAAAGCTCATTAGATGCGATGAGTTACTGGCCAGAGAAAGAGACCGCAGTCGCCTTAAAACAGAGCCTAACTGGAGACATCGAGTGTATTTCGTCTTTTGGTTTAGAGAGTTTGTTTGATTTGCAAATCACACCTAACCCAAAGCGTAACCGAGATATCTTTGATCAAAGAGTACAATCTAAAAACTGGTTAACTCATTGGTCGAAGTTAACGACTAGTCACAGTGAACTAACTTTCGAATTCAAACGCTAA
- a CDS encoding MBL fold metallo-hydrolase codes for MKKYLLPILGVLAVVAIVSTGSQSNDNLDKLPKKFVNSELEYKSGMSDIFSILKAYVTVERNEPVPRAALPLIPMTAEQLIEEQDDVAYRLGHSSVMMKLDGKLVMTDPVFSDRASPVQWMGPKRFHPTPISLQELPDIDVVVISHDHYDHLDKGAVKVLADKVGTFLVPLRVGALLEKWGVDKAKIIELNWWESATVADIEFTLTPTQHFSGRGLLDRDQTLWGSWVINASDKKVFFSGDSGYFNGFKEIGERFGPFDLTMVETGAYNSLWADIHMFPEQSVQAHIDLKGKVMMPIHNSTFDLSMHDWQDPMEQALTISKERDVQMVSPVMGERLVIAEPVPVQAWWKLASN; via the coding sequence ATGAAAAAATATCTATTACCGATTTTAGGAGTACTTGCCGTGGTCGCTATCGTAAGCACAGGTTCACAATCAAACGACAATCTAGATAAGCTTCCGAAGAAGTTTGTTAACAGTGAGTTGGAATACAAATCGGGTATGTCTGATATTTTTTCAATCTTGAAAGCTTACGTGACTGTGGAAAGAAATGAGCCGGTGCCACGAGCTGCATTGCCTCTGATACCGATGACAGCCGAGCAACTGATCGAAGAACAAGACGACGTTGCTTACCGCTTGGGTCACTCTAGCGTGATGATGAAACTGGATGGAAAACTAGTGATGACTGATCCTGTGTTTAGTGATCGCGCATCGCCAGTGCAATGGATGGGGCCAAAGCGCTTCCACCCAACACCAATCTCATTACAAGAACTGCCTGATATTGATGTGGTAGTGATCAGCCACGATCATTACGACCATTTAGACAAAGGTGCCGTAAAGGTATTAGCAGACAAAGTAGGGACATTTTTGGTGCCACTCAGAGTCGGTGCTCTACTAGAAAAGTGGGGCGTGGATAAAGCAAAGATCATTGAGTTGAACTGGTGGGAGTCAGCAACCGTTGCTGATATCGAGTTCACTTTGACGCCGACACAACATTTTTCTGGGCGTGGCTTACTTGATCGTGACCAAACATTGTGGGGGAGTTGGGTCATTAACGCTTCAGATAAGAAAGTCTTCTTTAGTGGTGACTCTGGTTACTTCAACGGCTTTAAAGAGATTGGTGAGCGTTTCGGACCGTTTGATTTAACCATGGTTGAAACGGGCGCGTATAATTCACTCTGGGCGGATATTCATATGTTCCCAGAGCAAAGCGTTCAAGCGCACATTGACCTTAAAGGTAAGGTGATGATGCCAATCCACAACAGCACGTTTGACCTTTCTATGCACGATTGGCAAGACCCAATGGAGCAAGCACTGACGATAAGCAAAGAGCGAGACGTGCAAATGGTGAGCCCTGTGATGGGTGAACGCCTGGTGATCGCAGAGCCAGTACCTGTTCAAGCATGGTGGAAACTAGCATCGAATTAG
- a CDS encoding MarR family winged helix-turn-helix transcriptional regulator: MSDNTSLESIFRLVHSLKRQMSEQIESLDSDIAPMNIRVMKIITKKSPCTSIDIAHFLNRDKAQVTRLVNALISQELVKKSPNPEDKRSQLLVLTDKGQEIMNKVANIDREMLKRMTKGMADDELEQFRKIASKMAHNLEN; the protein is encoded by the coding sequence ATGTCTGATAACACATCGCTAGAATCCATCTTTCGTTTGGTACACTCTTTGAAACGTCAAATGAGTGAACAGATTGAGAGTTTGGACTCTGACATCGCGCCAATGAATATTCGTGTAATGAAGATCATTACCAAGAAGTCTCCATGTACTTCTATTGATATTGCACACTTCCTAAACCGCGATAAGGCGCAAGTCACTAGGCTCGTTAACGCGTTGATCAGTCAGGAACTTGTGAAGAAATCGCCTAATCCCGAAGACAAGCGCAGCCAGTTATTGGTTCTGACCGATAAGGGTCAAGAGATCATGAATAAGGTCGCGAATATTGATCGTGAAATGCTGAAGAGAATGACCAAAGGCATGGCCGACGATGAGTTAGAACAGTTTCGAAAAATCGCGAGCAAGATGGCTCACAATCTAGAAAACTGA